A DNA window from Haliovirga abyssi contains the following coding sequences:
- a CDS encoding class I SAM-dependent methyltransferase: MDKLKEYWNNYNFNNGIDKNREIYKFFEKEKNKLSKNSKILEIGAGSGKWLYYWKDYDYSGIDYADKQVEICHKRGLTNVIQGDARDLPYEDNSFDFVYSLGVIEHFPETQKAIEEHYRVCKPGGTILITVLNKNCPKYLERLVGNIIHKRSFEEFMVSSGKRYGFNEFRKMCEKEGIKVDKVFGEGEIVSFPKIVNELFKGFEKYFGHNLWMVGGKG; the protein is encoded by the coding sequence ATGGATAAATTAAAAGAATATTGGAACAATTATAATTTTAATAATGGGATAGATAAAAATAGAGAAATTTATAAATTTTTCGAAAAAGAGAAAAATAAATTATCAAAAAATTCTAAAATATTAGAAATAGGAGCAGGTAGTGGAAAATGGCTTTATTATTGGAAAGATTATGATTATAGTGGGATTGATTATGCAGATAAACAGGTTGAAATTTGTCATAAGAGGGGATTAACTAATGTAATTCAAGGAGATGCAAGAGATTTACCTTATGAAGATAATAGCTTTGATTTTGTATATTCCTTAGGAGTTATAGAACATTTTCCTGAAACACAAAAAGCAATAGAGGAGCATTATAGAGTATGTAAGCCAGGGGGGACTATTTTAATTACTGTATTAAATAAAAATTGTCCTAAATATTTAGAAAGATTAGTTGGGAATATAATTCATAAAAGAAGTTTTGAGGAATTTATGGTTAGTTCAGGAAAAAGATATGGATTTAATGAGTTTAGAAAAATGTGTGAAAAAGAGGGAATAAAAGTAGATAAAGTTTTTGGAGAGGGCGAAATTGTTAGTTTTCCTAAAATTGTGAATGAATTGTTTAAAGGATTTGAGAAATATTTTGGACATAATTTATGGATGGTAGGTGGGAAAGGATAA
- a CDS encoding lipid II:glycine glycyltransferase FemX yields the protein MKNITVNILNYENINKEEWDYIAYKFGKDIDSIYDYQEKYLQTGYKVYGIGAYENGKFIGGLYYALKLNFIFCKILVGGIFALDDRVDVVELLIKQLKKVILFKAPLFNIIIGGVNFKFEGLLQKYFKYSKKIGTIIIDITKSEDELRKKLNKGTKWGINKAKKDGLYCEIVEKNEDWMKAYEIYKEMCIRKELNIHSFDEFSSLKEIKKLLIIKKENDIIGGSILICFGNSIKLNYNFSKTEYYKSQPNNLLYWESILFGKENGYSFFDLGGISLEKDDGITIFKRRWGGEEYHYNKYSTSPIIFNIIPKLGKIKNRLLNRK from the coding sequence ATGAAAAATATAACGGTAAATATACTAAATTATGAAAATATAAATAAAGAAGAATGGGATTATATTGCATATAAATTTGGAAAAGATATAGACTCTATTTATGATTATCAAGAAAAATATTTACAAACAGGTTATAAAGTTTATGGAATAGGGGCATATGAAAATGGCAAATTTATAGGTGGATTATATTATGCTTTAAAATTAAATTTTATTTTTTGTAAAATTTTAGTTGGAGGTATATTTGCTTTAGATGATAGAGTTGATGTGGTAGAGTTACTAATAAAACAATTAAAAAAAGTTATATTATTTAAAGCCCCTTTATTTAATATAATTATAGGCGGAGTAAATTTTAAATTTGAAGGGTTATTACAAAAATATTTTAAATATTCAAAAAAAATAGGGACTATAATTATTGATATAACTAAATCTGAAGATGAGTTAAGAAAAAAATTAAACAAAGGAACAAAATGGGGAATTAATAAAGCTAAGAAAGATGGGTTATATTGTGAAATTGTAGAAAAAAATGAAGATTGGATGAAGGCATATGAGATTTATAAAGAGATGTGTATAAGAAAAGAATTGAATATACATTCTTTTGATGAATTTTCTTCTCTAAAAGAGATTAAAAAATTATTGATTATAAAAAAAGAGAATGATATTATTGGTGGAAGTATATTAATTTGTTTTGGAAATAGTATAAAATTAAATTATAATTTCTCTAAAACAGAATATTATAAATCTCAACCAAACAATCTTTTATATTGGGAAAGTATACTATTTGGGAAAGAAAATGGATATAGTTTTTTTGATTTAGGTGGGATAAGTTTAGAAAAAGATGATGGTATAACTATATTTAAAAGAAGATGGGGTGGAGAGGAGTATCACTATAACAAATATTCTACTTCCCCAATTATATTTAATATAATTCCTAAATTGGGAAAAATAAAAAATAGATTATTAAATAGGAAGTGA
- a CDS encoding acyltransferase translates to MRIIKKIGFFRAKKILKRKIKILINYYFYKYFYKWNFFGSKIEIGKNIRFDNWNTYIEDNVKIEDNVILGGKGEIFLGENTSLNPNCFIVSQKKVKIGKNCMIAPNVYITDEIHNHDRIDIPIKFQGYKYKEVIIEDNVWVGRGTTILAGIKIGRDSIVGAGAVVTRNIEPFSIVGGVPAKLISKRKEGN, encoded by the coding sequence AAAAAGAAAGATAAAAATTTTAATTAATTATTATTTCTATAAATATTTTTATAAATGGAATTTTTTTGGAAGTAAAATAGAAATAGGAAAAAATATTAGATTTGATAACTGGAATACATATATTGAAGATAATGTTAAAATTGAAGATAATGTAATTTTAGGTGGAAAAGGGGAAATATTTTTAGGAGAAAATACATCTTTAAATCCGAACTGTTTTATAGTTTCTCAAAAAAAAGTAAAAATTGGAAAAAATTGTATGATTGCTCCAAATGTGTATATAACAGATGAAATTCATAATCATGATAGAATAGATATTCCAATAAAGTTTCAGGGATATAAATATAAAGAAGTGATAATAGAAGATAATGTGTGGGTAGGAAGAGGAACAACTATATTGGCTGGGATAAAAATAGGTAGAGATTCTATAGTTGGAGCTGGAGCAGTTGTAACAAGGAATATAGAACCGTTTTCTATAGTTGGAGGAGTACCAGCTAAATTGATAAGTAAAAGAAAAGAGGGAAATTAA
- a CDS encoding ATP-binding protein: protein MKKLAVDMSSFGTIIRDDYLYIDKTQYIYEMVSKGKYYFLSRPRRFGKSLTVSTLEALFKGEKELFEGLYIEGKYREWDEYPIIKLDFNRIANDTSEKLKKNLKEELMLISKKYEIDLLLDDPENMFKNLIEKLSEKYKKGVVILVDEYDKPIISHLGEEKEKLDIGKANREILKVFYDNLKPLEDYIRFVFITGVSKFSKVSIFSTLNNLIELDIHQDFATFLGYTKEELHKYFDEYIEMVAKSNSISKEEMYLKIKEKYNGFRFTEEEYSVYNPFSIGRLCIYKKLKNYWFESGTPTFLVNLMKARNYDVTEMENLELEENSIIAYDIERLQLEPLMFQTGYLTIKDYEYGIYKLGYPNKEVEQGFTEQLISSYVGKNEGVTSIKMMRHFARGEYEEYFELMKGLFAKIPYILISKDLEKRELYYHSIFYMINILMKDYGYRVYAEVLTNKGRIDMVIETKDMIHIVEFKCNQNVDIAIKQIREKGYAKRYMDMGKEIYLVGVNFDTEKKNISEWKMEKREG from the coding sequence ATGAAAAAATTAGCAGTAGATATGTCAAGCTTTGGGACAATAATAAGAGATGATTATTTATACATAGATAAAACGCAATATATATACGAAATGGTAAGTAAGGGGAAATATTATTTTTTATCAAGACCAAGAAGATTTGGGAAAAGTTTGACAGTTAGCACATTGGAGGCATTATTTAAAGGTGAGAAGGAGTTATTTGAAGGGCTATATATAGAGGGTAAATATAGAGAATGGGATGAGTATCCAATAATTAAGTTGGATTTTAATAGAATAGCAAATGATACAAGCGAAAAATTAAAAAAGAATTTAAAAGAAGAACTAATGTTAATTTCTAAAAAATATGAAATAGATTTACTGTTAGATGATCCGGAAAATATGTTTAAAAATTTAATAGAAAAATTAAGTGAAAAATATAAAAAGGGAGTAGTAATATTAGTAGATGAATATGACAAACCAATAATAAGCCATTTAGGAGAAGAAAAGGAAAAGTTAGATATAGGAAAAGCCAATAGAGAGATACTAAAAGTGTTTTATGATAATTTAAAACCATTAGAGGATTATATAAGGTTTGTATTTATAACAGGAGTAAGTAAATTTAGCAAAGTATCAATATTTTCAACATTAAATAATTTAATAGAATTAGATATACATCAAGACTTTGCAACATTTTTAGGTTATACTAAAGAGGAGTTACATAAATATTTTGATGAATATATAGAAATGGTTGCGAAATCTAATAGTATAAGTAAAGAAGAGATGTATCTAAAGATAAAAGAGAAATATAATGGATTTAGATTTACCGAAGAAGAATATAGTGTATATAATCCATTTTCAATAGGGAGATTATGTATATATAAAAAATTAAAGAATTATTGGTTTGAAAGTGGGACGCCAACATTTTTAGTAAATCTAATGAAAGCAAGGAATTATGATGTAACAGAAATGGAAAACTTAGAATTAGAAGAGAATTCAATAATAGCTTATGATATAGAACGATTACAATTAGAGCCATTGATGTTTCAAACGGGATATTTAACAATAAAAGATTATGAATATGGAATATATAAATTAGGGTATCCTAATAAAGAGGTGGAACAAGGATTTACTGAGCAATTAATATCAAGTTATGTAGGGAAAAATGAAGGGGTAACTTCAATAAAAATGATGAGACATTTTGCGAGAGGAGAATATGAGGAATATTTCGAATTAATGAAAGGGTTATTTGCGAAGATACCATATATCTTAATATCAAAGGATTTAGAAAAACGAGAATTATATTATCATAGTATATTTTATATGATAAATATATTAATGAAAGATTATGGATATAGAGTATATGCAGAAGTATTAACAAATAAAGGAAGAATAGACATGGTGATAGAGACAAAGGATATGATACATATAGTAGAATTTAAATGTAATCAAAATGTGGATATTGCAATAAAACAGATAAGAGAAAAAGGATATGCCAAGAGATATATGGATATGGGGAAAGAGATATATTTGGTAGGAGTAAATTTTGATACTGAAAAGAAGAATATTAGTGAATGGAAAATGGAGAAGAGGGAAGGATAA
- a CDS encoding PIG-L deacetylase family protein, with protein sequence MENIIIFAPHPDDDIINNSLMMKNELKKGNNITIVYTTQGAKNSEKRYIKARRVAIKKTIKKYFKIPLKNLIFLKYEDTTLYKIEEAKKLFKDINEILKKIKPNKIFIPTYEGGHIDHDVTNFIVMKAIEKLKLKSEIFEYPTYNNYMNLKRFYLFFMREFLKNLKLDNTKYQLPKEFIPYNNKKPKLINIKSSKKDLELKSEVILNYHRLSEIFMKRDVKLNKTERGTDLYIKKREYNYNKPPHSSFPVPLGIVLANKVKFKEFKNMVKYMEKEIENERDDKKI encoded by the coding sequence ATGGAAAATATAATAATATTTGCACCACATCCTGATGATGATATTATAAATAATAGTTTAATGATGAAAAATGAGTTAAAAAAAGGGAATAATATTACAATAGTTTATACAACTCAAGGAGCTAAAAATAGTGAAAAAAGGTATATAAAAGCAAGAAGAGTCGCAATAAAGAAGACAATAAAAAAATATTTTAAAATCCCATTAAAAAATCTAATTTTTTTAAAATATGAAGATACAACACTATATAAAATTGAAGAAGCTAAAAAATTATTTAAGGATATAAATGAGATATTAAAAAAAATAAAACCGAATAAAATATTTATCCCAACATATGAAGGTGGACATATTGACCATGATGTTACCAATTTTATTGTGATGAAAGCAATAGAAAAATTAAAATTAAAAAGTGAAATTTTTGAATATCCAACTTATAATAATTACATGAATTTAAAAAGATTTTATCTATTTTTTATGAGGGAATTTTTAAAAAATCTGAAATTAGATAATACAAAATATCAACTGCCTAAAGAATTTATACCATATAATAATAAAAAGCCTAAATTAATAAATATTAAAAGTTCCAAAAAAGATTTAGAATTGAAATCAGAAGTTATTTTAAATTATCATAGATTATCTGAAATATTCATGAAGAGAGATGTAAAATTAAATAAAACAGAAAGAGGAACTGATTTATATATAAAAAAAAGAGAGTATAATTATAATAAGCCACCGCACAGCTCTTTTCCAGTTCCATTAGGGATAGTTTTAGCAAATAAAGTTAAATTTAAAGAGTTTAAAAATATGGTTAAATATATGGAAAAAGAGATAGAAAATGAAAGAGATGATAAGAAGATTTAA
- a CDS encoding glycosyltransferase family 4 protein, translated as MDNLKIVYIEKKAHKLHKEFAKSVGVEEFSYFLLPIFDREFIRRNAILHQIFSMFSIFFIPKADIYIVDAINKSLPVIIKKIFNKNIKIVAINSNSFFRDLEFDKKIVLDYKLWLCKYIDGIISTTYEIKKIADKYINIKNEVVYPFIDTKRLENIKIDYNKKAILTIGGPSKIKGTDILIEAFIGFNKKYKDYKLYIIGEDILYNNYKKRYSEYKNIIFTGYEKDIRKYFEKSSIYIQPSRSDAAGMAVLESMYCGILPIVSKNVGLKEIVEKVEKNFVIDLSKKNIVGILESIEKKEYNIKELGEKAKEVTKKYSEDRQKEKFKKVFLSVLRNV; from the coding sequence ATGGATAATTTAAAAATAGTATATATTGAAAAAAAAGCACATAAATTACATAAAGAGTTTGCTAAAAGTGTAGGAGTAGAGGAGTTTTCGTATTTTTTATTACCTATTTTTGATAGAGAATTTATCAGGAGAAATGCTATTTTACATCAAATTTTTTCAATGTTTTCTATTTTTTTTATACCAAAAGCAGATATTTATATAGTGGATGCAATAAATAAAAGTTTACCTGTAATTATAAAAAAGATATTTAATAAAAATATAAAGATAGTAGCAATAAATTCGAACTCTTTTTTTAGAGATTTAGAATTTGATAAAAAAATAGTTTTAGATTACAAATTGTGGCTTTGTAAATATATTGATGGAATAATCTCTACTACTTACGAAATAAAAAAAATAGCAGATAAATATATAAATATAAAAAATGAGGTTGTTTATCCTTTTATAGATACAAAAAGATTAGAAAATATAAAAATAGATTACAACAAAAAAGCAATTCTTACAATAGGAGGACCTTCTAAAATAAAAGGGACTGATATTTTGATAGAAGCTTTTATAGGATTTAATAAAAAATATAAAGATTATAAATTATATATAATTGGAGAAGATATTTTATATAATAATTATAAAAAGAGATATTCTGAATATAAAAATATAATATTTACAGGATATGAAAAAGATATAAGAAAATATTTTGAAAAATCAAGTATATATATACAACCTTCAAGAAGTGATGCAGCAGGAATGGCTGTATTAGAAAGTATGTATTGTGGAATATTGCCAATAGTTAGTAAAAATGTAGGATTAAAAGAGATTGTAGAAAAGGTAGAAAAAAATTTTGTAATTGATTTAAGTAAAAAAAATATAGTTGGAATATTGGAAAGTATAGAAAAAAAAGAGTATAATATTAAAGAGTTAGGAGAAAAAGCAAAAGAGGTAACAAAGAAGTATTCAGAAGATAGGCAAAAGGAGAAATTTAAAAAAGTTTTTTTGAGTGTTTTAAGGAACGTTTAA
- a CDS encoding kelch repeat-containing protein, with product MKKVFKILMVVLFVLGIIGCFNQDKELKKSKAKLSFNYKLATIASKVVTKRTMRAPGAVKGTMKVTNITNSKIETFDWYGTLDEENFVAKSNSTIILSPGTYNIELIFTSGGYQYIGSALNQIIIDGTNNINLILKPVIGETSTTINMNQLTSLKLKYDTKELSVLKNPVIGMIVDNGDEVQFAINPEIGITEQYINLNMGEHNIKLKLYDDGVQIGKSVETQENVMLGLTDIDMDLIPLHGETVFNLTLDGGDAIFKFNIPKEVIEEVNGIENLKSIFKIVGPVNGLREQQLNLTLNNDGNYGAEITLSDYRYDKVTMTMEFYDASKNPEDIIGSSILENVELRKENQSLTYDLNLRRRAVATGNLLGVVGVNVFDAENLPVSGAKVYADGKLLGITGSGDFGTAGYLKSYLVKGDYTLMAEGNIYKGEATITLNALGIENKNIILNTLINNVPEAPSNPIPENGTTVTNGDLTLSWDCNDVDGDSLKYDIYLGVDSTYLPMVASNYVTSSYNVTGLVDSTYYWKVVAKDDKNGKSESSIWSFNIVPNNGLEILNRTRYSFDGTGMAPAYTNNDNYLYVFGGSTNSGTGTSDKVQKINLSDGSWETIATIPEEKRGYAGIALLSNKKLYISPYVIPGGGSLNEITVLDLTTSEFTYLNVNSSFKYYRDGAFVMDNKYFCKFEKDNNRLLRIDALTGVENNITNILNIPDLDRTAVFYESNKVYLVSKGELWYIDLAGDKTFKLVVNKDNYKIGYYSPYILKKGNYLYIFNIETSNGNYGQYNLITGDYKVFDGDLFENYYSRRPAFAFTNNKLWAAGGRKSNTELINKINMVEFK from the coding sequence ATGAAAAAAGTATTTAAAATATTAATGGTGGTGCTTTTTGTATTAGGAATCATAGGATGTTTTAATCAAGACAAAGAACTAAAAAAAAGTAAAGCGAAGTTATCATTTAATTATAAATTAGCCACAATAGCAAGCAAAGTAGTGACAAAAAGAACAATGAGAGCACCTGGAGCAGTTAAAGGAACAATGAAAGTAACAAATATAACAAATAGTAAAATAGAAACTTTTGATTGGTATGGCACATTGGATGAAGAAAATTTTGTAGCAAAATCAAATAGTACTATAATTCTATCTCCTGGAACATATAATATAGAGTTAATATTCACAAGTGGAGGATATCAGTATATAGGGAGTGCTTTAAATCAGATAATAATAGATGGAACAAATAATATAAATTTAATTCTTAAACCAGTAATAGGAGAAACATCTACTACAATAAATATGAATCAGCTTACTTCTTTGAAATTAAAATATGATACAAAAGAATTGTCTGTTCTGAAAAATCCGGTAATAGGGATGATAGTAGATAATGGAGATGAAGTTCAATTTGCAATAAACCCTGAAATAGGGATAACAGAACAGTATATAAATTTAAATATGGGAGAACATAATATAAAACTGAAACTATATGATGATGGAGTTCAAATAGGTAAATCTGTTGAAACACAGGAAAATGTGATGTTGGGATTGACAGATATAGATATGGATCTGATACCACTACATGGTGAAACAGTATTTAATTTAACATTAGATGGAGGAGATGCGATATTTAAGTTTAATATTCCAAAAGAAGTAATAGAAGAAGTAAATGGGATTGAAAACTTGAAATCTATTTTTAAGATAGTGGGACCTGTGAATGGACTTAGAGAACAACAATTAAATTTAACTTTAAATAATGATGGAAACTATGGAGCAGAAATAACATTAAGCGATTATAGATATGATAAAGTAACAATGACTATGGAATTTTATGATGCCTCAAAAAATCCTGAAGATATAATAGGAAGTAGCATACTAGAGAATGTAGAATTAAGAAAAGAAAATCAAAGCTTAACTTATGATTTGAATTTAAGAAGAAGAGCAGTGGCAACAGGTAATCTTCTTGGAGTGGTTGGAGTAAATGTATTTGATGCAGAAAATTTACCAGTAAGTGGAGCCAAAGTATATGCTGACGGGAAATTATTAGGTATAACAGGAAGTGGAGATTTTGGAACAGCAGGATATTTGAAATCATATCTTGTAAAAGGGGATTATACATTAATGGCAGAAGGAAATATTTATAAAGGAGAAGCTACTATAACTTTAAATGCATTAGGAATAGAGAATAAGAATATAATATTAAATACGTTAATAAATAATGTACCAGAAGCTCCAAGTAATCCTATACCAGAAAATGGAACAACAGTGACAAATGGAGACTTAACGTTATCTTGGGATTGTAATGATGTAGACGGAGACAGTTTGAAATATGATATTTACTTGGGAGTAGATAGTACATATTTACCAATGGTAGCAAGTAATTATGTGACAAGTAGTTATAATGTAACTGGATTAGTAGATAGTACGTATTATTGGAAAGTAGTAGCTAAAGACGATAAAAATGGAAAGTCTGAAAGCAGTATATGGAGTTTTAACATTGTTCCAAATAATGGATTGGAAATTTTAAACAGAACTAGATATTCTTTTGATGGAACAGGAATGGCACCTGCCTATACAAATAATGATAATTATCTATATGTATTTGGAGGGAGTACAAATTCTGGAACTGGGACATCAGATAAAGTACAAAAAATTAATTTATCTGATGGTAGTTGGGAAACAATTGCGACTATTCCAGAAGAAAAAAGAGGTTATGCTGGAATAGCTTTATTAAGTAATAAGAAGCTATATATTTCGCCCTATGTAATCCCAGGAGGAGGTTCATTAAATGAAATAACAGTGTTAGATTTAACTACAAGTGAATTTACTTATTTAAACGTTAATAGTTCATTTAAATATTATAGAGATGGAGCTTTTGTAATGGATAATAAATATTTTTGTAAATTTGAAAAAGATAATAATAGATTATTGAGAATAGATGCTTTAACTGGAGTAGAGAATAATATAACGAATATATTAAATATTCCTGACTTAGATAGAACGGCTGTATTTTATGAATCGAACAAGGTATATTTAGTTTCTAAAGGAGAACTATGGTATATAGATTTAGCAGGTGATAAAACTTTTAAATTGGTGGTAAATAAAGATAATTATAAAATTGGATATTATTCTCCATATATTTTAAAAAAAGGAAACTATTTATATATTTTTAATATAGAGACCTCAAATGGAAATTATGGACAATATAATTTAATTACAGGAGATTATAAAGTATTTGACGGAGATTTATTTGAAAATTATTATTCTAGAAGACCAGCATTTGCGTTTACTAATAATAAGTTGTGGGCTGCAGGAGGAAGAAAGAGTAATACTGAGCTTATAAACAAAATTAATATGGTTGAATTTAAATAG